In Mycetocola zhujimingii, one DNA window encodes the following:
- a CDS encoding histidine phosphatase family protein, with protein MTLAFIRHGQTEWNFENRLQGSTDIPLNDTGRQQARDAIATLDGVNWEVIVSSPLRRARETASIIAEGLGIELGPAYDELVERNYGEAEGATAEIIAERWPDRDFPGLESLESVVARGTAAIERVHADYGDRNTLIVCHGTIIRYTLSSLAGRRFDQIRNASVATFDRLGEGWRVLSVNDEPVEEVPVG; from the coding sequence ATGACACTCGCCTTCATCCGCCACGGCCAGACCGAATGGAACTTTGAGAACCGGCTCCAGGGTTCCACCGATATTCCCCTCAACGACACGGGTCGGCAGCAGGCGCGTGACGCGATCGCGACGCTGGATGGAGTCAACTGGGAGGTCATCGTCAGCTCACCTCTCCGCCGCGCCAGGGAGACCGCGTCGATCATCGCCGAGGGCCTCGGCATCGAACTCGGCCCCGCATACGACGAGCTCGTCGAGCGGAATTACGGCGAAGCCGAGGGTGCAACCGCGGAGATCATCGCTGAGCGCTGGCCGGACAGGGACTTCCCTGGTCTCGAATCACTCGAGTCAGTCGTCGCACGCGGCACGGCAGCAATCGAGCGGGTACACGCCGACTACGGCGACCGCAACACACTCATCGTGTGCCACGGCACGATCATTCGGTACACGCTGTCGTCGCTCGCCGGACGTCGGTTCGACCAGATTCGCAACGCGTCTGTCGCGACATTCGACAGGCTGGGCGAAGGGTGGCGGGTGCTCAGCGTCAACGACGAACCGGTCGAAGAGGTGCCCGTCGGCTGA